From a single Streptomyces sp. NBC_00377 genomic region:
- a CDS encoding LacI family DNA-binding transcriptional regulator has product MAKVTRDDVARLAGTSTAVVSYVINNGPRPVAPATRERVLAAIKELGYRPDRVAQAMASRRTDLIGLIIPDARQPFFGEMAHAVEQAASERGKMVLVGNTDYVAEREVHYLRAFLGMRVSGLILVSHALNDLAAAEIDAWDARVVLLHERPEAIDDVAVVTDDLGGAQLAVRHLLEHGHAYVACVGGTADTPSVGDPVSDHVEGWRRAMDEAGVSTEGRLFEAPYNRYDAYRVSLELLAGPDRPPAVFCSTDDQAIGLLRAARELRIDVPGELAVIGFDDIKEAALADPPMTTIASDRSAMARAAVDLVLDDGLRVAGSRRERLKVFPSRMVVRRSCGCE; this is encoded by the coding sequence GTGGCCAAGGTGACTCGGGATGATGTGGCGCGACTGGCGGGAACTTCGACCGCCGTCGTCAGTTATGTCATCAACAACGGACCCCGGCCGGTCGCCCCGGCCACGCGCGAGCGTGTTCTCGCCGCCATCAAGGAGCTGGGGTACCGGCCCGACCGGGTCGCCCAGGCGATGGCGTCCCGACGCACCGACCTCATAGGCCTGATCATCCCGGACGCCCGCCAGCCCTTCTTCGGCGAGATGGCGCACGCGGTCGAGCAGGCCGCCTCCGAGCGCGGCAAGATGGTGCTGGTCGGCAACACCGACTACGTCGCCGAGCGCGAGGTCCACTATCTGCGCGCGTTCCTCGGGATGCGCGTCTCGGGCCTCATCCTCGTCAGCCACGCGCTGAACGACCTGGCCGCCGCGGAGATCGACGCCTGGGACGCCCGGGTGGTCCTGCTGCACGAACGCCCCGAGGCCATCGACGACGTCGCCGTCGTCACCGACGACCTGGGTGGCGCCCAGCTCGCCGTACGCCACCTCCTCGAGCACGGCCACGCGTACGTGGCCTGCGTCGGCGGCACCGCGGACACCCCCTCCGTCGGCGACCCGGTCTCCGACCACGTCGAGGGCTGGCGGCGCGCGATGGACGAGGCCGGCGTCAGCACGGAGGGCCGCCTCTTCGAGGCGCCGTACAACCGCTACGACGCCTACCGGGTCTCCCTGGAACTGCTGGCGGGCCCGGACCGCCCGCCGGCCGTGTTCTGCTCCACCGACGACCAGGCGATCGGTCTGCTGCGGGCGGCGCGCGAGCTGCGCATCGACGTGCCCGGCGAGCTGGCGGTCATCGGCTTCGACGACATCAAGGAAGCGGCCCTCGCCGACCCGCCGATGACAACGATCGCATCGGATCGCTCGGCGATGGCCCGGGCGGCGGTCGACCTCGTCCTGGACGACGGTCTGCGGGTCGCGGGGTCACGGCGCGAGCGGCTGAAGGTGTTCCCGTCGCGGATGGTGGTACGGCGGTCCTGCGGCTGCGAGTAG
- a CDS encoding response regulator transcription factor: MSPAEGDRDIQRILIVDDEPAVREALQRSLAFEGYDTEVAVDGADALEKATAYRPDLVVLDIQMPRMDGLTAARRIRGAGDTTPILMLTARDTVGDRVTGLDAGADDYLVKPFELDELFARVRALLRRSSYAAAAGAGSAEEDEALTFADLRMDLATREVTRAGRPVELTRTEFTLLEMFMAHPRQVLTREQILKAVWGFDFEPSSNSLDVYVMYLRRKTEAAGEPRLVHTVRGVGYVLRQGGAE, translated from the coding sequence ATGAGCCCCGCCGAAGGCGACCGTGACATCCAGCGCATCCTGATCGTCGACGACGAGCCGGCGGTGCGCGAGGCACTCCAGCGCAGCCTCGCCTTCGAGGGCTACGACACGGAGGTCGCCGTGGACGGCGCGGACGCGCTGGAGAAGGCGACCGCCTACCGGCCCGACCTGGTCGTACTGGACATCCAGATGCCGCGCATGGACGGCCTCACCGCCGCGCGCCGCATCCGCGGGGCCGGTGACACCACGCCCATCCTGATGCTGACGGCCCGCGACACGGTCGGCGACCGGGTCACGGGACTGGACGCCGGGGCGGACGACTACCTGGTCAAGCCCTTCGAGCTGGACGAACTGTTCGCCCGCGTCCGGGCCCTGCTGCGGCGCAGCTCCTACGCGGCGGCGGCCGGGGCGGGCTCCGCCGAGGAGGACGAGGCCCTCACGTTCGCCGATCTGCGCATGGACCTCGCGACCCGGGAGGTGACCCGCGCCGGCCGTCCCGTGGAACTGACCCGCACGGAGTTCACCCTGCTGGAGATGTTCATGGCCCACCCGCGCCAGGTCCTCACCCGTGAGCAGATCCTGAAGGCGGTCTGGGGCTTCGACTTCGAGCCGTCGTCCAACTCCCTGGACGTGTACGTCATGTATCTGCGCCGCAAGACGGAAGCGGCCGGCGAGCCGCGCCTCGTGCACACCGTGCGGGGTGTCGGGTACGTGTTGCGACAGGGCGGGGCGGAGTGA
- the mshD gene encoding mycothiol synthase — translation MTSDDTARIPGSRSIETHSELSPEQTEAVLELLAEAARSDGQQAVSEQGRLQLRGGAREGVSHLVLTLGDELVGYAQLEDTDPVEAPAAELVVHPGHRGHGHGRALGSALLAASGKRLRVWAHGGHSAARHLAQVLGLALFRELRQMRRPLTDVDLPEPVLPEGVTVRAFVPGRDDSAWLAVNAASFAHHPEQGSLTQRDLDDRKSQPWFDPAGFFLAFRGERLVGFHWTKVHAEEQLGEVYVLGVAPGAQGGGLGKALTTIGLRHLAAQGLPTAMLYVDADNKAAVSVYERLGFITHETDLMYRTET, via the coding sequence ATGACCAGCGACGACACCGCACGGATCCCCGGCTCCCGATCGATCGAGACCCACTCCGAGCTTTCTCCCGAACAGACCGAGGCCGTCCTCGAACTGCTGGCGGAGGCCGCCCGGTCGGACGGCCAGCAGGCGGTGTCCGAACAGGGCCGGCTGCAACTGCGCGGAGGCGCCCGTGAAGGCGTCTCCCACCTGGTCCTCACCCTCGGGGACGAACTCGTCGGCTATGCCCAGCTGGAGGACACCGATCCCGTCGAGGCGCCCGCCGCCGAGCTGGTGGTCCACCCCGGGCACCGCGGCCACGGGCACGGCCGCGCGCTCGGCTCGGCCCTGCTAGCCGCCTCCGGGAAACGGCTGCGGGTGTGGGCCCACGGCGGTCACTCCGCCGCCCGGCACCTCGCCCAGGTCCTCGGACTCGCCCTCTTCCGCGAACTTCGGCAGATGCGAAGGCCGTTGACCGACGTCGACCTCCCCGAGCCGGTGCTGCCGGAGGGAGTGACCGTCCGTGCCTTCGTCCCCGGGCGGGACGACTCCGCCTGGCTCGCCGTCAACGCCGCCTCCTTCGCCCACCATCCCGAGCAGGGCTCCCTCACCCAGCGCGACCTCGACGACCGCAAGTCCCAGCCCTGGTTCGACCCCGCCGGCTTCTTCCTCGCCTTCCGCGGCGAGCGCCTCGTCGGCTTCCACTGGACGAAGGTCCACGCCGAGGAACAGCTCGGTGAGGTGTACGTCCTCGGAGTCGCCCCCGGTGCGCAGGGGGGCGGCCTCGGCAAGGCCCTCACCACCATCGGCCTGCGGCATCTCGCGGCGCAGGGTCTGCCCACGGCGATGCTGTACGTCGACGCCGACAACAAGGCGGCGGTGTCCGTGTACGAGAGGCTGGGGTTCATCACCCACGAGACGGACCTGATGTACCGGACGGAGACGTGA
- a CDS encoding ABC transporter, which yields MTEAQTSGVPVPAELLRVLVPPVWRSLPWRALTTAGGLGLLLAGSTRLPDHAPDAGLGLLVVRLTALTGALGLAFLLDDPARNTTATTPVGRARRTVLRLALAAPLTALWWAAALLLTPAPTRPAPGPATLEAAGMACASLALATIAVRFTRTAAVGRSAAIWLGSAAAVAVLVPDRWGLLGTSQGPYGAATQARWAVVLGATVALSALWTPEPLRGPWRHRSGRRRPSGRLRTGGFPSGRA from the coding sequence ATGACCGAAGCGCAGACGAGCGGGGTTCCGGTTCCGGCGGAGCTGCTCCGCGTCCTGGTACCGCCGGTGTGGCGCAGCCTCCCCTGGCGGGCGCTGACCACGGCCGGCGGGCTGGGCCTGCTGCTCGCCGGAAGCACCCGGCTGCCCGACCACGCCCCGGACGCCGGGCTGGGGCTGCTGGTGGTGCGCCTCACCGCTCTCACCGGCGCACTGGGCCTGGCCTTCCTGCTCGACGACCCGGCCCGCAACACGACGGCGACGACACCGGTGGGCCGCGCGCGGCGAACCGTGCTGCGCCTGGCCCTCGCGGCCCCTCTGACGGCTCTCTGGTGGGCGGCCGCCCTGCTCCTGACACCCGCTCCGACCCGTCCCGCGCCGGGCCCGGCCACCCTGGAGGCGGCGGGCATGGCCTGCGCCTCCCTCGCCCTCGCCACGATCGCCGTCCGCTTCACCCGGACGGCGGCGGTGGGCAGGAGCGCGGCGATATGGCTGGGCTCGGCGGCGGCGGTGGCGGTACTGGTCCCGGACCGGTGGGGTCTGCTGGGCACGTCCCAGGGCCCCTACGGGGCGGCGACCCAGGCGAGATGGGCGGTGGTGCTGGGGGCGACGGTGGCGCTGAGCGCGCTGTGGACACCGGAGCCGTTGCGGGGACCGTGGAGGCACCGGTCGGGACGGCGCAGACCGTCAGGGCGCCTCCGCACAGGGGGCTTTCCCTCCGGGCGAGCCTGA
- a CDS encoding S1C family serine protease gives MTESIRRSGEYENFENPYQAPYEGAQQHASSSSAGSSPVNPEWPPPPTYEPVAQPVPQQPAYRQPVVQPTAVWQTGAAGGAGNGHGGGHGGGTALPGSVASEPAPAAGRKRARGPFALLAAVAIVAAAIGGGTAYGIQELTGKDEVVSTSTTTSVVPSSKTGDVATIAAAVSPSVVEVSATLSNGTSTGSGVIITSDGEIVTNNHVISGANSIKVTTSDGKSYTAKVVGTDSKKDLALIKLENASGLKPAALGNSDGVKVGDTVVAIGSPEGLTGTVTSGIVSALSRDVTVSTDEGQSQSQGGRGGDGNWPFQFGGQQFNGDTGTSTTTYKALQTDASLNPGNSGGALIDAGGNIIGINSAMYSAAADSSSSDAGSVGLGFAIPINTVKADLATLRAGGSDS, from the coding sequence ATGACCGAGAGCATCCGCCGCAGCGGCGAGTACGAGAACTTCGAGAACCCGTACCAGGCCCCGTACGAGGGCGCCCAGCAGCACGCTTCCTCCTCCTCTGCGGGCTCCTCCCCGGTGAACCCGGAGTGGCCGCCCCCGCCGACGTACGAGCCGGTCGCGCAGCCCGTCCCGCAGCAGCCCGCGTACCGGCAGCCGGTCGTCCAGCCCACCGCGGTGTGGCAGACCGGGGCGGCCGGCGGCGCCGGCAACGGACACGGCGGCGGACACGGCGGCGGAACCGCTCTCCCCGGCTCCGTGGCCTCCGAGCCCGCGCCGGCCGCCGGGAGGAAGCGCGCCCGTGGCCCGTTCGCCCTGCTCGCCGCCGTGGCGATCGTCGCTGCCGCGATAGGCGGCGGTACGGCCTACGGCATCCAGGAGCTGACCGGCAAGGACGAGGTGGTCTCCACGTCCACCACCACGAGCGTGGTGCCCTCCAGCAAGACGGGCGACGTGGCCACCATCGCGGCAGCCGTCAGCCCGAGCGTCGTCGAGGTCAGCGCCACACTCAGCAACGGCACGTCCACCGGCTCCGGCGTGATCATCACCAGCGACGGCGAGATCGTCACCAACAACCACGTCATCTCCGGCGCGAACTCGATCAAGGTGACGACGAGCGACGGCAAGTCGTACACCGCCAAGGTCGTCGGCACGGACAGCAAGAAGGACCTCGCGCTCATCAAGCTGGAGAACGCGTCCGGCCTGAAGCCGGCGGCCCTCGGCAACTCCGACGGCGTCAAGGTCGGCGACACGGTCGTGGCGATCGGCTCCCCCGAGGGCCTGACCGGCACCGTCACCAGTGGCATCGTCTCCGCACTGAGCCGCGACGTCACCGTCTCGACCGACGAGGGCCAGAGCCAGAGCCAGGGCGGCCGGGGCGGCGACGGCAACTGGCCCTTCCAGTTCGGCGGCCAGCAGTTCAACGGCGACACGGGTACGTCCACGACGACCTACAAGGCGCTCCAGACCGATGCCTCCCTCAACCCCGGCAACTCCGGCGGCGCGCTGATCGACGCCGGCGGCAACATCATCGGCATCAACTCCGCGATGTACTCCGCCGCGGCGGACTCGTCCTCCTCCGACGCCGGCAGCGTCGGCCTCGGCTTCGCCATCCCGATCAACACCGTCAAGGCCGACCTCGCCACGCTGCGGGCCGGCGGCTCCGACAGCTGA
- a CDS encoding pectinesterase family protein produces the protein MSEHRRRRSTRSAGTTTPATTTTPAETTGPVRPTRTGPRHRRRRTALAIGVPLVLTAAGTLAYGTDLGLFGAAGQARASAATAAAPAWATASADGFASVDALGQNGTYGGRNGRTVTVKSLADLEKYATAAEPYVIVVAATITMDPVGKEIKVQSNKTIVGSGTSGQIVGGGFFLGQGVHNVIIRNLTIRDAYQGVWNDKEHDFDGIQMDGAHHVWIDHNDIRHMADGLIDSRKDTTYLTVSWNKLSQDNKAFGIGWTDNVTADITIHHNWIRETEQRNPSTDNVAHAHLYNNFLEDVAGTDIKSSYGNYSRGRTNMVLENSCFLGLTDPVVRDATATLVQRGNQFSGTTGKNESGGTGTAWDPKTYYAYTLDKAADVPALLKAGAGPRTSIGTTASTATTATTKAAAATTLTVAKDGSGQYTTVQAAVNAVPANNPSRVVIAVKPGTYRELVKVPSNKPHVTIQGTGGSRKDTTIVYNNASGTPKPDGSGTYGTGGSATVAVDADDFQARNLTISNDFDEAAHQDIANQAVALRTSSDKVFLDSVIVSGDQDTLLVDTASKDKLGRVYIANSYVVGNTDFIFGRATAVIDKSVITLKKRWNGTSAGYVTAPSTAANRKGILIANSTVSGDVSDRSFYLGRPWHAGGDASLDPQTTVRNTALGAAIRTAPWTDMSGFSWKDDRFAEYKNTGAGSGAASSDRPQLTDSQATGQEIADWLGDWTPTAS, from the coding sequence ATGAGCGAGCACCGCCGCCGCCGGTCGACCCGGTCGGCCGGCACGACCACACCGGCCACCACGACCACGCCGGCCGAGACCACCGGGCCGGTCAGGCCGACGAGGACCGGGCCCCGGCACCGCAGGCGCAGAACCGCTCTCGCGATCGGTGTACCCCTCGTCCTCACCGCCGCCGGCACCCTGGCGTACGGCACGGACCTCGGCCTCTTCGGCGCGGCCGGGCAGGCGAGGGCCTCGGCCGCGACCGCCGCCGCGCCCGCCTGGGCCACCGCCTCCGCGGACGGTTTCGCCTCTGTCGACGCCCTCGGCCAGAACGGCACCTACGGCGGCCGGAACGGCAGGACGGTCACCGTCAAGAGCCTCGCCGACCTGGAGAAGTACGCGACCGCGGCAGAGCCGTACGTGATCGTCGTCGCCGCGACGATCACCATGGACCCGGTCGGGAAAGAGATCAAGGTCCAGTCGAACAAGACGATCGTCGGGTCGGGGACGTCCGGGCAGATCGTCGGCGGCGGCTTCTTCCTCGGTCAGGGCGTCCACAACGTCATCATCCGGAACCTGACGATCCGGGACGCCTACCAGGGCGTCTGGAACGACAAGGAACACGACTTCGACGGCATCCAGATGGACGGCGCCCACCACGTCTGGATCGACCACAACGACATCCGGCACATGGCCGACGGGCTCATCGACAGCCGCAAGGACACGACCTATCTGACGGTCTCCTGGAACAAGCTGAGCCAGGACAACAAGGCGTTCGGCATCGGCTGGACCGACAACGTCACCGCCGACATCACGATCCACCACAACTGGATCCGCGAGACCGAGCAGCGCAACCCCTCCACGGACAATGTCGCCCACGCGCACCTGTACAACAACTTCCTGGAGGACGTGGCCGGGACGGACATCAAGTCCTCCTACGGCAACTACTCGCGCGGCCGGACGAACATGGTGCTGGAGAACTCCTGCTTCCTGGGCCTGACCGATCCCGTCGTCCGGGACGCCACCGCCACCCTCGTCCAGCGCGGCAACCAGTTCTCCGGGACGACCGGCAAGAACGAGAGCGGCGGCACGGGCACGGCCTGGGACCCGAAGACGTACTACGCGTACACCCTCGACAAGGCGGCCGACGTCCCGGCGCTCCTCAAGGCGGGCGCGGGCCCGCGGACTTCCATCGGTACGACGGCGTCCACCGCGACGACGGCCACGACGAAGGCGGCTGCCGCGACCACGCTCACCGTCGCCAAGGACGGCAGCGGGCAGTACACGACCGTGCAGGCCGCCGTGAACGCCGTACCGGCGAACAACCCCTCGCGCGTCGTGATCGCCGTCAAGCCGGGCACGTACCGCGAGCTGGTCAAGGTCCCGTCCAACAAGCCGCACGTCACCATCCAGGGCACCGGTGGCAGCCGCAAGGACACGACGATCGTCTACAACAACGCGTCCGGTACGCCGAAGCCCGACGGCTCCGGCACCTACGGCACCGGGGGCAGCGCCACCGTCGCGGTCGACGCGGACGACTTCCAGGCCCGCAACCTGACGATCTCCAACGACTTCGACGAGGCCGCCCACCAGGACATCGCGAACCAGGCGGTCGCCCTGCGCACCTCCTCCGACAAGGTGTTCCTGGACAGTGTCATCGTCAGCGGCGATCAGGACACCCTGCTGGTGGACACGGCGTCCAAGGACAAGCTGGGCCGCGTCTACATCGCCAACTCCTACGTCGTCGGCAACACCGACTTCATCTTCGGGCGCGCCACTGCGGTGATCGACAAGTCCGTCATCACCCTGAAGAAGCGCTGGAACGGCACGTCGGCCGGCTATGTCACGGCCCCCAGCACCGCCGCGAACCGCAAGGGCATCCTGATCGCCAACTCCACGGTCAGCGGTGACGTGTCCGACCGCAGCTTCTACCTCGGCCGCCCCTGGCACGCCGGCGGCGACGCGAGCCTCGACCCGCAGACCACCGTCCGCAACACCGCCCTCGGCGCCGCGATCAGGACCGCGCCCTGGACCGACATGAGCGGCTTCTCCTGGAAGGACGACCGGTTCGCCGAGTACAAGAACACCGGGGCGGGCTCGGGCGCCGCGAGCTCCGACCGCCCGCAGCTGACCGACTCCCAGGCCACCGGCCAGGAGATCGCGGACTGGCTGGGCGACTGGACACCGACGGCTTCCTGA
- a CDS encoding bifunctional metallophosphatase/5'-nucleotidase, with product MPATSQPHPSGRRRTYRLLAAAAGLATAGAMAAALPADAHDAKHSKPLPSRYQDVQLLSFNDLHGNLEPPSGSSGRVTELQADGTSKTIDAGGVEYLATHLRQAREGNKYSITAAGGDMVGASPLISGLFHDEPTIEALNKLDLDVTSVGNHEFDEGAKELARLQKGGCHPTAGCYTDKKFKGADFPYLAANVLSEKTGKPILKPYFVWKKKDVKIGFIGVTLEDTPGVVSAEGVKGLKFKDEVETINKYAKELQKQGVKSIVALIHEGGLPASGAYNYNCDSAGPGSGISGPIVDIAKNVTPAVDALVTGHTHAAYACTIPDPSGTPRTVTSAASFGRLYTDTTLTYDRFTGDIARTAVRTANHVVTRTVAKAPDMTDLISKWNTLAAPVGNRPIGYISADVPNTGTESPMGDLIADAQLWYGKKLDAETDLALMNPGGVRAGLTYAAKGSEGDGVVTYAEGFTVQPFSNTVNLQNFTGAQLIQVLKEQVSGTNASAPKILQPSANLTYTLDLTKSGADRVVTDSIRLNGAAIDPAATYRVSTNSFLAGGGDGFTTLGQGTGDVVGADDLTALEQYLLANSSATGPIAPPTAKRIAIVQ from the coding sequence ATGCCAGCCACTTCCCAGCCGCATCCGAGCGGCAGACGCCGTACGTACCGTCTTCTCGCGGCCGCCGCGGGTCTCGCCACCGCGGGCGCCATGGCCGCCGCGCTCCCGGCGGACGCGCATGACGCCAAGCACTCCAAGCCGCTGCCGAGCCGATACCAGGACGTGCAGCTGCTGTCCTTCAACGACCTGCACGGCAACCTCGAGCCCCCGTCCGGTTCCTCGGGCCGGGTCACGGAACTCCAGGCGGACGGCACGTCGAAGACGATCGACGCGGGCGGTGTGGAGTACCTCGCCACGCACCTGCGCCAGGCGCGTGAGGGCAACAAGTACTCCATCACCGCGGCCGGCGGCGACATGGTCGGTGCCTCCCCGCTGATCTCGGGTCTGTTCCACGACGAGCCCACCATCGAGGCGCTGAACAAGCTCGACCTGGATGTCACGTCCGTCGGCAACCACGAGTTCGACGAGGGCGCCAAGGAGCTGGCCCGGCTCCAGAAGGGCGGCTGTCACCCGACGGCCGGCTGCTACACGGACAAGAAGTTCAAGGGGGCCGACTTCCCGTACCTGGCGGCCAACGTCCTGAGCGAGAAGACCGGCAAGCCGATCCTGAAGCCGTACTTCGTCTGGAAGAAGAAGGACGTCAAGATCGGCTTCATCGGCGTGACACTGGAGGACACCCCCGGTGTCGTGTCCGCCGAGGGCGTCAAGGGCCTCAAGTTCAAGGACGAGGTCGAGACGATCAACAAGTACGCCAAGGAGCTTCAGAAGCAGGGCGTGAAGTCGATCGTGGCGCTGATCCACGAGGGCGGCCTGCCGGCCTCGGGGGCGTACAACTACAACTGTGACTCCGCGGGCCCGGGCTCCGGCATCTCCGGCCCGATCGTCGACATCGCGAAGAACGTCACGCCCGCGGTGGACGCGCTGGTGACGGGCCACACGCACGCCGCGTACGCGTGCACGATCCCCGACCCGTCGGGCACGCCGCGCACGGTCACCTCGGCCGCGTCCTTCGGCCGCCTGTACACGGACACCACGCTGACGTACGACCGCTTCACCGGTGACATCGCGCGTACGGCGGTCAGGACGGCGAACCACGTGGTCACCCGGACCGTCGCCAAGGCGCCCGACATGACCGACCTGATCAGCAAGTGGAACACGCTGGCGGCCCCCGTCGGCAACCGGCCGATCGGCTACATCTCCGCGGACGTCCCCAACACGGGCACCGAGTCCCCGATGGGCGACCTGATCGCGGACGCCCAGCTCTGGTACGGCAAGAAGCTCGACGCGGAGACGGACCTCGCGCTGATGAACCCGGGCGGCGTCCGGGCCGGCCTCACCTACGCGGCCAAGGGCAGTGAGGGCGACGGCGTGGTGACCTACGCCGAGGGCTTCACCGTCCAGCCGTTCTCCAACACCGTGAACCTCCAGAACTTCACCGGCGCCCAGCTGATCCAGGTTCTCAAGGAGCAGGTGAGCGGGACCAACGCGAGCGCGCCGAAGATCCTTCAGCCGTCCGCCAACCTGACGTACACGCTGGACCTGACGAAGAGCGGCGCCGACCGCGTCGTCACGGACTCCATCAGGCTGAACGGCGCGGCGATCGACCCGGCCGCCACCTACCGCGTCTCGACCAACAGCTTCCTCGCGGGCGGCGGCGACGGCTTCACCACGCTGGGCCAGGGCACGGGCGACGTCGTCGGCGCCGACGACCTGACCGCCCTCGAGCAGTACCTGCTCGCCAACTCCTCGGCCACGGGCCCGATCGCCCCGCCGACGGCGAAGCGGATCGCGATCGTGCAGTAA
- a CDS encoding HAMP domain-containing sensor histidine kinase, protein MNKVVRRLRTLPIRARLSMLVAAAVAFAVAAVSVTCWFIVQGKLYDQVDEDLQKSLSMPRLQDQATAAVNNCTTKTSQDIGNGPRNTYYQVVTEDGKSCVMPYSVGTVDVTQADKDLIKRGNDSRGVFRNGTNTEGADVRVLTLPGFTVSDPSSQSTTNAALLIALPLKNTQSTLNDLALLLLLVSGIGVVGAGAAGLAVARAGLRPVDKLTEAVEHVARTEDLSIRIPVEDETDDEIARLSRSFNSMTASLANSRELQQQLIADAGHELRTPLTSLRTNIELLTRSEETGRPIPEADRKALLASVKAQMTELASLIGDLQELSRSEAQRGERVQVVSLEDTVESALRRARLRGPELTITAALEPWYTRAEPAALERAVVNILDNAVKFSPAGGRIDVRLVEGTLTVRDHGPGIPADELPYVFDRFWRSPGARALPGSGLGLSIVARTVEQAGGQVALARAQGGGTVATVRLPGAPVPPPEDPATAV, encoded by the coding sequence GTGAACAAGGTCGTACGGCGGCTGCGGACCCTGCCCATCCGGGCCCGGCTGTCGATGCTGGTCGCCGCCGCTGTGGCTTTCGCGGTGGCGGCGGTGTCGGTGACGTGCTGGTTCATCGTGCAGGGGAAGTTGTACGACCAGGTCGACGAAGATCTACAGAAGTCGTTGAGCATGCCGCGGCTTCAGGACCAGGCCACGGCCGCGGTCAACAACTGCACCACGAAGACCTCGCAGGACATCGGCAACGGGCCCCGCAACACGTACTACCAAGTGGTCACGGAGGACGGAAAGTCCTGCGTCATGCCGTACTCCGTCGGCACGGTCGACGTCACCCAGGCCGACAAGGACCTCATCAAGCGGGGAAACGACTCTCGCGGCGTCTTCCGCAACGGCACCAACACCGAGGGCGCCGACGTACGAGTCCTCACGCTGCCGGGGTTCACCGTCTCCGACCCGTCCTCCCAGAGCACCACCAACGCCGCCCTTCTGATCGCGCTCCCGCTGAAGAACACCCAGTCCACCCTCAATGACCTCGCGCTCCTGCTCCTCCTCGTCTCCGGCATCGGAGTCGTCGGCGCCGGGGCTGCCGGGCTCGCCGTGGCCCGTGCGGGGCTGCGGCCCGTCGACAAACTCACGGAGGCCGTCGAGCACGTGGCCCGGACGGAGGACCTGAGCATCCGGATCCCCGTCGAGGACGAGACGGACGACGAGATCGCCCGGCTCTCCCGTTCCTTCAACTCCATGACCGCCTCCCTCGCCAACTCCCGTGAGCTCCAGCAGCAGCTGATCGCGGACGCCGGGCACGAGCTGCGGACCCCGCTCACCTCCCTGCGCACCAACATCGAGCTCCTCACCCGCAGCGAGGAGACGGGCCGTCCGATCCCCGAGGCGGACCGCAAGGCGCTCCTCGCCTCCGTCAAGGCGCAGATGACCGAACTGGCGTCACTCATCGGCGACCTCCAGGAACTGTCCCGTTCCGAAGCCCAGCGCGGCGAGCGTGTGCAGGTGGTCTCACTGGAGGACACCGTGGAGTCGGCGCTGCGCCGGGCCCGGCTGCGCGGCCCGGAGCTGACCATCACGGCAGCGCTGGAGCCCTGGTACACCCGGGCGGAGCCCGCCGCGCTGGAGCGGGCGGTGGTCAACATCCTGGACAACGCCGTGAAGTTCAGCCCCGCAGGCGGCAGGATCGACGTCCGGCTCGTGGAGGGGACGCTGACCGTCCGCGACCACGGCCCCGGCATCCCCGCCGACGAACTCCCGTACGTCTTCGACCGCTTCTGGCGCTCCCCCGGCGCGCGGGCCCTCCCGGGCTCGGGCCTCGGTCTGTCGATCGTCGCCCGCACCGTGGAACAGGCCGGCGGGCAGGTCGCGCTGGCCCGCGCACAGGGCGGCGGCACCGTGGCGACGGTCCGGCTGCCGGGGGCGCCGGTGCCTCCGCCGGAGGATCCCGCCACCGCCGTATAG